The Thunnus thynnus chromosome 2, fThuThy2.1, whole genome shotgun sequence genome includes a region encoding these proteins:
- the gal3st1a gene encoding galactosylceramide sulfotransferase isoform X3, with protein sequence MYEGNPCFCWTMTGKQGRHWRSMCKSLVLGILLTSCMILLYCLSTPPVHFSLPEVPVPYSCAHRPSQLHTKPTTNSSQQTCTPKVDIMFMKTHKTASSTFLNILFRFGEKHQLKFAFPDSRNDFLYPSVFQRSQVKDYRPGMCFNIICNHMRFNALEVAKLLPVDTSYITILRDPAELFESSFHYFGRLVPFTWKIPGDDKLTEFLHDPDYYFDPEGFNSFYLKNLLFFDFGQDNTLELDDPRVEEGIKFITDRFQLVMLVEYFEESLILLKDALCWEMDDLLFFKLNARKGSTVSKLTPELRARALEWNAIDWKLYRHFNQTFWRKVDAYGQRRMAEDVAELRRRNAEMAAICIEGGHAVEAGSIQETAMQPWQPIGEKSIMGYNLKKNVDKVHQKLCRKMLMPELQYLTELGVNLWITKLWGHVRDIINW encoded by the exons ATGTATGAAG gtaatCCTTGTTTCTGCTGGACCATGACTGGCAAGCAAGGGAGGCACTGGAGGTCCATGTGCAAAAGCCTGGTCCTGGGTATCCTCCTGACCAGCTGCATGATCCTGCTTTACTGCCTCTCTACTCCACCGGTCCACTTCAGTCTGCCTGA AGTTCCAGTGCCTTACTCCTGTGCCCACCGTCCATCCCAGCTCCACACCAAACCAACCACAAACAGCTCACAACAGACCTGCACTCCTAAAGTGGATATCATGTTCATGAAGACCCACAAGACGGCCAGCAGCACCTTCCTCAACATCCTTTTCCGCTTCGGAGAGAAGCACCAGCTCAAATTTGCCTTCCCTGACAGCAGGAATGACTTCCTCTATCCCTCTGTTTTCCAGCGCTCCCAGGTTAAAGACTACAGACCTGGGATGTGCTTCAATATTATCTGTAATCACATGCGCTTCAATGCACTCGAAGTGGCCAAATTGCTCCCTGTGGATACTTCCTACATCACTATTCTGCGAGATCCTGCGGAGCTTTTTGAGTCATCCTTCCACTACTTTGGCCGGCTGGTGCCTTTCACCTGGAAAATACCAGGAGATGACAAGCTGACTGAGTTTCTACATGACCCCGATTACTACTTTGATCCGGAGGGCTTCAACTCTTTCTACCTCAAGAATCTGCTGTTCTTCGACTTTGGACAGGACAACACTCTGGAGCTGGATGATCCTCGGGTGGAAGAGGGAATCAAGTTCATCACTGACCGTTTTCAGCTGGTCATGCTGGTGGAATACTTTGAGGAATCACTCATCCTGCTCAAGGATGCTCTCTGCTGGGAGATGGATGACCTGCTCTTCTTCAAGCTCAACGCCCGCAAGGGATCCACTGTATCTAAACTTACCCCAGAACTGAGGGCCAGGGCCCTTGAGTGGAATGCTATTGACTGGAAGCTATACCGGCATTTCAACCAGACCTTCTGGAGGAAAGTGGACGCATACGGACAGAGGCGTATGGCTGAGGATGTGGCGGAGCTCAGGAGGAGGAATGCGGAGATGGCAGCCATCTGCATTGAGGGGGGTCACGCTGTGGAAGCTGGCAGCATCCAAGAGACAGCCATGCAGCCCTGGCAGCCCATCGGAGAGAAGTCCATAATGGGCTACAACCTGAAGAAGAATGTGGACAAGGTACATCAGAAGTTGTGTCGTAAGATGTTGATGCCAGAGCTTCAGTACTTAACAGAGCTTGGGGTTAACCTGTGGATCACCAAGCTGTGGGGCCATGTCCGGGATATTATTAACTGGTGA
- the gal3st1a gene encoding galactosylceramide sulfotransferase isoform X1, with amino-acid sequence MMIKMIMMVVFFFFFKGNPCFCWTMTGKQGRHWRSMCKSLVLGILLTSCMILLYCLSTPPVHFSLPEVPVPYSCAHRPSQLHTKPTTNSSQQTCTPKVDIMFMKTHKTASSTFLNILFRFGEKHQLKFAFPDSRNDFLYPSVFQRSQVKDYRPGMCFNIICNHMRFNALEVAKLLPVDTSYITILRDPAELFESSFHYFGRLVPFTWKIPGDDKLTEFLHDPDYYFDPEGFNSFYLKNLLFFDFGQDNTLELDDPRVEEGIKFITDRFQLVMLVEYFEESLILLKDALCWEMDDLLFFKLNARKGSTVSKLTPELRARALEWNAIDWKLYRHFNQTFWRKVDAYGQRRMAEDVAELRRRNAEMAAICIEGGHAVEAGSIQETAMQPWQPIGEKSIMGYNLKKNVDKVHQKLCRKMLMPELQYLTELGVNLWITKLWGHVRDIINW; translated from the exons ATGATGATAAAGATGATAATGATggtggtctttttttttttttttaaaggtaatCCTTGTTTCTGCTGGACCATGACTGGCAAGCAAGGGAGGCACTGGAGGTCCATGTGCAAAAGCCTGGTCCTGGGTATCCTCCTGACCAGCTGCATGATCCTGCTTTACTGCCTCTCTACTCCACCGGTCCACTTCAGTCTGCCTGA AGTTCCAGTGCCTTACTCCTGTGCCCACCGTCCATCCCAGCTCCACACCAAACCAACCACAAACAGCTCACAACAGACCTGCACTCCTAAAGTGGATATCATGTTCATGAAGACCCACAAGACGGCCAGCAGCACCTTCCTCAACATCCTTTTCCGCTTCGGAGAGAAGCACCAGCTCAAATTTGCCTTCCCTGACAGCAGGAATGACTTCCTCTATCCCTCTGTTTTCCAGCGCTCCCAGGTTAAAGACTACAGACCTGGGATGTGCTTCAATATTATCTGTAATCACATGCGCTTCAATGCACTCGAAGTGGCCAAATTGCTCCCTGTGGATACTTCCTACATCACTATTCTGCGAGATCCTGCGGAGCTTTTTGAGTCATCCTTCCACTACTTTGGCCGGCTGGTGCCTTTCACCTGGAAAATACCAGGAGATGACAAGCTGACTGAGTTTCTACATGACCCCGATTACTACTTTGATCCGGAGGGCTTCAACTCTTTCTACCTCAAGAATCTGCTGTTCTTCGACTTTGGACAGGACAACACTCTGGAGCTGGATGATCCTCGGGTGGAAGAGGGAATCAAGTTCATCACTGACCGTTTTCAGCTGGTCATGCTGGTGGAATACTTTGAGGAATCACTCATCCTGCTCAAGGATGCTCTCTGCTGGGAGATGGATGACCTGCTCTTCTTCAAGCTCAACGCCCGCAAGGGATCCACTGTATCTAAACTTACCCCAGAACTGAGGGCCAGGGCCCTTGAGTGGAATGCTATTGACTGGAAGCTATACCGGCATTTCAACCAGACCTTCTGGAGGAAAGTGGACGCATACGGACAGAGGCGTATGGCTGAGGATGTGGCGGAGCTCAGGAGGAGGAATGCGGAGATGGCAGCCATCTGCATTGAGGGGGGTCACGCTGTGGAAGCTGGCAGCATCCAAGAGACAGCCATGCAGCCCTGGCAGCCCATCGGAGAGAAGTCCATAATGGGCTACAACCTGAAGAAGAATGTGGACAAGGTACATCAGAAGTTGTGTCGTAAGATGTTGATGCCAGAGCTTCAGTACTTAACAGAGCTTGGGGTTAACCTGTGGATCACCAAGCTGTGGGGCCATGTCCGGGATATTATTAACTGGTGA
- the gal3st1a gene encoding galactosylceramide sulfotransferase isoform X2, which produces MCYRVLPCGNQRTDGNPCFCWTMTGKQGRHWRSMCKSLVLGILLTSCMILLYCLSTPPVHFSLPEVPVPYSCAHRPSQLHTKPTTNSSQQTCTPKVDIMFMKTHKTASSTFLNILFRFGEKHQLKFAFPDSRNDFLYPSVFQRSQVKDYRPGMCFNIICNHMRFNALEVAKLLPVDTSYITILRDPAELFESSFHYFGRLVPFTWKIPGDDKLTEFLHDPDYYFDPEGFNSFYLKNLLFFDFGQDNTLELDDPRVEEGIKFITDRFQLVMLVEYFEESLILLKDALCWEMDDLLFFKLNARKGSTVSKLTPELRARALEWNAIDWKLYRHFNQTFWRKVDAYGQRRMAEDVAELRRRNAEMAAICIEGGHAVEAGSIQETAMQPWQPIGEKSIMGYNLKKNVDKVHQKLCRKMLMPELQYLTELGVNLWITKLWGHVRDIINW; this is translated from the exons ATGTGTTATCGTGTCCTCCCCTGTGGAAACCAGAGAACAGATG gtaatCCTTGTTTCTGCTGGACCATGACTGGCAAGCAAGGGAGGCACTGGAGGTCCATGTGCAAAAGCCTGGTCCTGGGTATCCTCCTGACCAGCTGCATGATCCTGCTTTACTGCCTCTCTACTCCACCGGTCCACTTCAGTCTGCCTGA AGTTCCAGTGCCTTACTCCTGTGCCCACCGTCCATCCCAGCTCCACACCAAACCAACCACAAACAGCTCACAACAGACCTGCACTCCTAAAGTGGATATCATGTTCATGAAGACCCACAAGACGGCCAGCAGCACCTTCCTCAACATCCTTTTCCGCTTCGGAGAGAAGCACCAGCTCAAATTTGCCTTCCCTGACAGCAGGAATGACTTCCTCTATCCCTCTGTTTTCCAGCGCTCCCAGGTTAAAGACTACAGACCTGGGATGTGCTTCAATATTATCTGTAATCACATGCGCTTCAATGCACTCGAAGTGGCCAAATTGCTCCCTGTGGATACTTCCTACATCACTATTCTGCGAGATCCTGCGGAGCTTTTTGAGTCATCCTTCCACTACTTTGGCCGGCTGGTGCCTTTCACCTGGAAAATACCAGGAGATGACAAGCTGACTGAGTTTCTACATGACCCCGATTACTACTTTGATCCGGAGGGCTTCAACTCTTTCTACCTCAAGAATCTGCTGTTCTTCGACTTTGGACAGGACAACACTCTGGAGCTGGATGATCCTCGGGTGGAAGAGGGAATCAAGTTCATCACTGACCGTTTTCAGCTGGTCATGCTGGTGGAATACTTTGAGGAATCACTCATCCTGCTCAAGGATGCTCTCTGCTGGGAGATGGATGACCTGCTCTTCTTCAAGCTCAACGCCCGCAAGGGATCCACTGTATCTAAACTTACCCCAGAACTGAGGGCCAGGGCCCTTGAGTGGAATGCTATTGACTGGAAGCTATACCGGCATTTCAACCAGACCTTCTGGAGGAAAGTGGACGCATACGGACAGAGGCGTATGGCTGAGGATGTGGCGGAGCTCAGGAGGAGGAATGCGGAGATGGCAGCCATCTGCATTGAGGGGGGTCACGCTGTGGAAGCTGGCAGCATCCAAGAGACAGCCATGCAGCCCTGGCAGCCCATCGGAGAGAAGTCCATAATGGGCTACAACCTGAAGAAGAATGTGGACAAGGTACATCAGAAGTTGTGTCGTAAGATGTTGATGCCAGAGCTTCAGTACTTAACAGAGCTTGGGGTTAACCTGTGGATCACCAAGCTGTGGGGCCATGTCCGGGATATTATTAACTGGTGA